From Rhinoraja longicauda isolate Sanriku21f chromosome 30, sRhiLon1.1, whole genome shotgun sequence, a single genomic window includes:
- the LOC144608090 gene encoding uncharacterized protein LOC144608090: protein MRWQHYITAIRKDRICILIILVAKSVMSQIALSDSTELRSLGYTGQTTFQLFNSWKEAVRLSQLSQQFAGNIGERHLKCLVHAWARLVKERKDEGVKQRMVMSASQHRVVQAAFHQMASLCLKQREAITHSQQTLLRRCFLTWIGNVHQQKHWALTASAQVLLLRLNSIFVIWRSQLHLQYKMASFVQRQTERILHKALMTWYMELEAIRYRVRYVSRKFVSRWILFVLAEKQTDRWDVEKSRAEQHHRNQLCKRLLINWRNQTLLQQLLEKKRVEKLQVIWEQWRSFTVSMLVIRGLVSKGVLI, encoded by the exons ATGAGATGGCAGCACTACATCACTGCCATTCGAAAAGATCGAATTTGCATTTTAATCATTCTGGTAGCAAAAAGTGTAATGTCTCAAATTGCGTTAAGTGATTCCACAGAATTACGAAGCCTCGGGTACacaggacagacaacatttcag TTGTTCAATAGTTGGAAGGAGGCTGTCAGATTATCCCAGTTGTCCCAGCAGTTCGCTGGTAACATTGGAGAGAGGCACTTGAAATGCCTGGTCCATGCCTGGGCCAGATTGGTGAAAG AACGAAAGGACGAGGGTGTGAAGCAGAGGATGGTGATGTCTGCATCGCAGCACCGGGTAGTGCAGGCTGCGTTTCATCAGATGGCATCATTGTGTCTGAAGCAAAGAGAGGCTATCACGCACTCCCAGCAAACATTACTCCGCAG GTGCTTTCTCACTTGGATTGGAAACGTACATCAGCAGAAGCATTGGGCATTGACTGCATCAGCTCAAGTATTATTGTTGCGCCTAAACTCGATATTTGTGATCTGGAGAAGTCAGTTGCACTTGCAATATAAGATGGCCTCATTTGTGCAACGACAGACTGAACGAATCTTGCACAAAGCACTGATGACCTGGTACATGGAG CTGGAAGCAATCAGATATCGTGTCAGATATGTGTCACGGAAATTTGTGTCACGGTGGATTCTTTTTGTACTGGCAGAGAAGCAGACAGATCGGTGGGATGTGGAGAAATCTCGTGCAGAGCAACACCACAGGAATCAATTATG CAAACGACTGTTGATAAACTGGCGGAACCAAACactcctgcagcaacttctggaGAAGAAAAGAGTTGAGAAGCTGCAGGTGATCTGGGAGCAGTGGAGGAGCTTCACTGTGAGCATGCTGGTGATCAGGGGACTGGTGAGCAAAGGAgttctcatttaa